In Rosa rugosa chromosome 4, drRosRugo1.1, whole genome shotgun sequence, the genomic stretch gtttcagccaaattgatgatctttaaggtatgtAACTCACTTagaccaatggacgaactgaatctgtccaccaTGAACCGTACTAACTTAAggtagttatcaatgccttaacggccatcaatttggctgaaattttgcagagatgatatatacattagtacctaaaaactgaacggtcgagatgtggatatgagaccgaaaaatTACCCTAAACTCCAatctcacacgttaatttcagagtgaggcctcactctggataggatttgtgtatatatatatatgtgtgtgtgtgtgtgtgtgtgtgtgtgtgtgtgtgtggtgggCACTACGCAGTAATATCCTCCCATCCAGAATTGCATCAGCCCATACGATCTGGGAATAATCCATATCCAAAAATGACTAAGCGATGATCCTCACCTCTATACTATACTTGGGGATCTTTCAGTCCCTTTATCCAAGCACCTACGTGTGCTTTGTAACAATTTATATCTGCCAGAATTTGCTATCCAACTGTTCGGTGATAAAACGGACATTAACTTGGAATTGACAGTTAGTTATTGGACTTCCCCACCTGTATGTCCCGTAGGAACAGATCTGCATCACTAAAAAGTTCGAGGAAACATCAAGTTGCAAAGACCATTGGTGGAATACCAGGGATGTTCAAGATTATAGAACATCCTTTACTATACAAGATGTGAACCACTCAATATACAAAAAGCACAAACTTTAGGTTACCAGGTTCTATGCTACAATACATGTGATATATAAAAAAAGAGCACAAGTAAACTCAACTataagataaaaagaaaaaacaaagaaaatgagaccTGAGCTAGGAAAAAGAGAAACCAAGCCAGCTTAATGCCCGGTCCACAAGATTTGATGCCACTGGTGCCACCATATGGGCAACCCTCGGCAGTGTTGGGTAGGTAAGTGTGCCAAGTATGAACCAGTTGAAGCTTAAGAGAGCAACAGCATCCGAAGCAGGTCTGTTCTTTATGGTTGAGAAAAACTCGACAACACTCTTTAATGACATGCCAACTACAGTGAAGAGAGCCACGACAAGGGGCATGCAAGGGTCTTCAGCTTGCCAGATAATCACTCCAACCAAAAGCGATAAAACTGCACTAAACAGACTCTGTTTCATTGCAATAACCCTTCGTTGGTTAAAAACTTCACCCATATCTACAATTCTGGTGTTGGTTTCAGGCATAATAGGATGAACAGGCCCAACGTACTTTGAATCATTTCTTAAGATCTGCAACTCGGTTTTAGGTTTACTTTCTTCTCCCCACGCATCTTTGCGCATTAGAAGGTCCTGGAGGACAATACCACTTCCATCATAACTGGATTTCCATGATGGGATCCCGTAGGGAATGCCATAGTCAGCGATTGCTGTATTATGGACATCACTTGTTTCATCTCGGCCTTTAAAGTTCCAATAGCTCTTTCCTTGAACTTCTTTCAGTCGaagattttcagttttcagaTCCTGTAACTGCCAGAAGACATACAAGTCAATGTTcagtaaaatattaaaatacacCTGACAGTGAATAAATATTTAGAAGGACAAATATTTGAAGTCCCACTGAAGCAACTCCAACAATCTGCTTCCTGTTGGCTTTCTTTAAGAACTAAGAAACAATACAATAATCTGCTTGATATCATATTAAATGCTAGAACAGGTTTTTAGCACTTAACAAAGTGAACTTGATATTGCTTTCATTTGCAGGAGTTAACTTGTAGTCTGTTTCACGAATCCTAACAAAGCTTGGTAAAGATTTCGATTTTTTCATCTAGTTAAATGCTAGCACTTACCAAGTATTAGTGCTAGAAGTTACACTTGAGCATTAGAGCACccaatttattaattaaatttaCTAAAATAAAGGTTGGGTCTTGATAACCCATTACACACCATTTGTTGATAAGAAGAATATAACCAAATGGTCTATCAAGGAAGTTTAACAGTATGGGGTGCACCTATCACCTCATATAATGCATAGATTTACACTTATTCAAGGGTTCATGGACTTCATGTCACTTGTGCCAACTGTTTGAGAACTAATTGAGTGAACAGAATGAATCTTGAATATAAAGCAACATACATGTATCTAGTTATGCCGGAGATCATGTCAGACAAACAGAGTTCACATAAAGCCTAACATCCCGCAGAAAAGATTCCAATGTTTGTATGAGGTTAAATTGTTGCTCTAGTCTATATGTTGTAGCATGTAAATTTAAGCTTTATAGAACTCAGTTCATTAATCAACTTTACTAAAATAAAGGTTGGGTCTTGAAACTTTATTACACCATTGTGCAGTGGACACCAGTGCCAATGTGGACACAACATACTCTCGTTCTGCGTGTTATAGCAGTGGTTGTATAAATTAAAGCCTTACATCATTTCTGACTTATACAGAAGATATACCTAAATACAGAAGAACCAGAGAAATGGAAATGCTCAAGGCATACAAGGGATAAGAAAAGATCTTTACCTCGCCCACTAGCACTTCAATTTTGGCAATGACCTTGTCATGTTCTTCTTCAAGCTCTCCTAATATCAGCTCCATcattttttgttctttaattgCTTTTTGTAGATGTTCCTCAAGCTCTTTCCTATCCCATGCCAGATTCTGGAGCTCGATTTGCATATCATGTAAATGCAGTTCCAGCTGCTTACCATAAAAAAATAACCATTGCTAAGACATTTTGAGACAAAATGAAATTTAGGACTAATTAAAAGAGAACTGAACTGTAGAATATGCTTGAAAAGATGGAGCTACAACAGATGCCCATTTTTCTGCATAAAAAAACATGTAAACATGCCTTTCCAGTTTGTCAAAAGTAGTAGAGTAAAAGTtacaaaaggaagagaaaacctACATGCCTCTCCCTTTGTAAGGCCGTCAAAATTCGTCCAGGAAGATATATAATAGCAATTGACCATATGAGGATTCTCCAGAATAAATTCACATGGAAGCTGACTACTGCCTTCACCAACTCTGTCCATAGATTAATGAAAAGGAAAACAGATTTTACTCCAAACATGCACAAAAGCTTGAGAAGTGAGAAGGGCCTAGTAGCCAAGATTATTGTGGTAGTTAATAACTCAGAAATCAATGCCATCCGATCCACCAAATCAGTGCCTTCTGTAATCAACTATTTATCCACCAGTAGTAAAGACATTTTCTAGTCATTAATCTTTATTCCAGTACCTGATATCCTGCATAATTAAGGAATTGTTCATAAATATAGATAAGGAAAAGAcaacaaataaacaaagaaacacAAAATGTTATGTTAGATGACTATCATGCAGGAAAATGTAAAAATGCATGCCAATTTCAATAGAGCTGGGCGATTTGATACCTACATACAGAACAACACGTACATGAtaactcttctctctctctctctctctttttttttttttgttggcaaCTTGAACTCAAATTATGTCCCATGAATTAGCCTCACTAAGACATTCCCACCCATTTCTAATAAACATTACCCAAGGTCAATGGGTAACACTTATAAATAGGGTTTGATATCGTATACTTTGATCTATATCTCAGCTAACACTTCATTATTCTTCTCATTTGGTACTCTTTGTTCACAGATCTACCAAATGTCCCCCATTTTCAGTCACAAGATTAAATAGTTTCTTGGTCTGTACCGAGTGGAAGAGATCACATGGTAATCTATCAACATCAAGCAGGGACCATGGTTCCAAATCCTAAATGGTCAACAAATAAACAAACTCAAAAGGCTGTAGCATATGTAGCTTGGTTGTTAGGCAAACATCCCTTGATGAAAAGCTCAGAGGCACCACTTCCTCACCAATATCTCATGTGAAGAAGATAAAACAATTCAGTGAAGATAACCAATATATGACCAAGATATGGTTTGATGGCAAAAATGAGAGAGAGGAAGGTGGGAAATCGAAGGGGAAAATAAATACATCTAAACCAAAATTGCTTTAAAAGAGAAAGGTGACAAAGGGACTAcaaaactaaacatcaaaacagAAACTATTTAGAACCCTTTACATCTTATGAACAACCATTCTATTTATGTTTTACTCTGCCTCACATCTATCATCTCCCATCTCATGTTCTCCCATTTTTCTTGACCTATCTTTGCTCAAAATTGGTGACTTTGCATCTTCATATTTCCATTCTCAAGTTGAGAGTCTTAGATAATTCTTCTACGTACCCAACTTTTACCAGTCCCATTCAAGTTGGTTTCCGAAAACTTCCAACTTCCAGATTAAATTCTAAGCCCTGAAAAATGACATACCTCCTCTATCTCTATCTAATAAAAGTACCCTTCAAACAAAAAACGATCGAAGAACAAAATCATAAGGACCAGCACAACAAATTACTAACACCTAGCGTTTAGTCTACTGCCTAATTACTAGCCAAGCAGGTGGAGCGAGATTGTTTGAGAACATAATGCAATATCAATGATGTATTAAGCTGAAGAATGTTTCGAGAAAACACGCAATCAGCCAGCTTCAGATTCGTATAGAAAACATAAAATTCAGGAAATGACGAGAAGAGTGtggagagtgaaggaaccaaataacccaaaaaaaaaaaaaatatatatatacagagggGAAAAAGAGCAGATGATCCCAATAAACCCCATCTCTGAATCATATCATGAGACTCCACAAAACCCACCGAACTGCGGGACTAATGCACTCATTAGGAGAATGAGGTAAGGCTAGGAATACTGACaataagaaattgaaaaacccaATAGAGAGATgcacaaaataagaaaaagaaaaaaggtggCGGAACAGAGGACTTACAGAGCAGagcaacagagagagagagagagagagagcgctgaGCTTAAAGCGTATcgtgaatgagagagagagagagagagtggataTCTATGTGCGAGAGCTTGTTTATATGAAAATCAGTTGTTGAAGTGTAGAGGTGGCACTGGGAGTTTGGGACCATAACCAACGCCTGACACGTTGTAAGTAGGGGTCAGAAGTCAGAAGTGATCGTACTCCATTAGGAACGATTAATACAGCAACGGCCAATATTTTATTCAATGTTTCCAAAATTCTCTTTCGTAAATATTGGCCtaaaattcttttctttaaatttaaATCTAAGGGAGAGAGAGTGCACGTGAGGCAGtaatatatttatttatctcATTATTTTCTATTACCTCTTGACAGTTGAACACGATTGAGTAAGAAATTCATTCAATAAATGTACAAAAATAATTTGACACGTCTTTTAAAAGCAAgaactgtttgagcccaaaagtaattttggcaatatccttcagtggatctagcgcagcgggccgatacctgcggcccaaaaataaacatacttggttttgggttacaactccgcctattccggaatccatgaggagagcgaagtcctattggaatcaagtaatagagattgactaggaaactccagtcaataatccttctacgacaaggaatggtcgaaaccctaggtatatataccgggTTTCAAGGACAGATTAAatacctctctcatatcaatcaatcctagcgattacaaagcctcccaggagcaaaccttcaacctcgttgaacccCGGTGACCGCGatacagtcccagtctcccagcgagccgactgctagcatcaccagatcaacccggcgaccgtacttccagtcccagtctcccagcgaacCGACTGTAAGCGCAACCGCCACtgttacttccagcgaagcaagggtaacgccctcgcacccagcgaagctagagtcacgctttagcgcaaccccgtgcttctcccaacttcccaatgattgctctgcttagtctacaacactaagtatcgatttggtgaacgcaagagaccacaaccaaagcccttacccagtaaggcaagaagtccttctccggaaggctagagaagaaccccgtgacgaggttggtgctctcctcgtccacggtcacttgaagaagaagtcaggtcaagggactaccccgacgactgcaccccacggtgctggcacgcctgcgcaatcacacgctcaaaagagacagtttgcaagccaactggttttggagccaaacattttggctcGCCCAGCGAGACCAAactagtgtctcttcgtgaacgtagCCATTGGGAGGTCAAGCGAAAACCcctaccaaaaggtttacgctaactgcCCAAAGCACAAGACCTCCAGCTACAAGCCGCattctcgcgcggattgtcgtggtcttgcTGAacaacaagtgactcaaagattcgCTCTTCATCCCCATCCAACCGAGATGTCGACGGAAAAAGGAGAGAATCGCCCGACCGCcgctgagggtcaaactgtcactaaCAACCAGGCCAACGAGCCGGTTGACACTGTCGCTAGCTCCAACGCAGCGACAAGAGTGcaaagagaggctttcgttcCGAAGCCTATCCCAGAAGGGGCCTCCTCCGAGGTCGCGTTTGCAATTATCCTGGAGAACATCGAAAACCACAGCAAGAAAATAGCTGCTGACCTTGAGAGGGATAATGCGAGGGCCGACCAGGTCATACGCaaaataaaccagcgtatttcccaacagGCGGAGGAAACTAAGCAGCAAATCTCACAGACTGAGAATGCTTTGATGGCCCATGCTTCAGGTATCGCAGAAGAGTAGAACCAGCGCCAGAAAGGAATAATAGAGGCCATTGCGAACCATACGAAGCAAACAACGGTTGACTTGGCTGGTCTCCGTAAAGATGGAGAGATCCTCGCAACCGAGGTTGCCATGCAGAGGGCCGAGTTGAACCAGGCTAAGGAGGTATTAAACCAGACCTTGGGTGATCCCAATGCTATCCTTGGTTCTCTTGGCCAGCCATCCAGTTCGGGCAAATACGTGCCACCGAACCAGCGCGAGAAGGTTAGCAGCCATACTGCTACACCTGCCGCAGCTGTTACTGCCACGCCGctgaaaaacaaagaacaagctCTAGTTATCGGCGGCAGCAAAGATAAAGGTACTGCCTCAAGTGGGCAGACTACCAGGCAGAAGCACCAGGCCTCAAAGGGCGCTGGAACCTCGTCCGATTCTACgttcgttcaatacgacagcgacggggcagagaacgtatatcaagagctgccgGGGAGCTActatgggattgaccaggctggtaatcCGGTTAGGATAACAGCGCTGGCAAAGGAGATGCCCATACCAGCGttgactcttcaacaacccgcTACAAACCGCGTTGTCCACATAGGAGAAGGGACAGcgactgtaaaccaagcaatacctgtgcagCCTGTTCGCCATGCAGCGGccataccacctcctcctcctccgggtccagaatatgtgagacgagacgaagtagaggagatgattagaCAGGCTAACCCcagggcccagatggatgggatctatgagggacctttccctccgcatataatgctcgcgcctttccccaggGGCTATAAGAACATTATATTTGCTACCTTTTCAGGGGAAGACtccgagaatgcggcaacccATCTGGCtaggttcagggtacaatgcggccagtaccagaatgatgacatcctcaagtgcaggattttTGGCACTTCTCTCTCAGGAGCTGCCTTCAGGTGGTTCTCCAAATTGCGGCCAGGAACTGTagcagattggcctgcaatggaaaagcttttcCGGGAGACTTTCGGGGCCACAGAacctgaggtagacttggcttctctcacccagatggcccaacaaCCCACAGAGTCCGCTGTGGCCTatcttcagcgcttccagattcagaaggccaagctgaatgtgatcctgccagagaaagaattgatcaagttggcgatcaagggcctagagcctcgccagcgaaagaagcagcatggcatcatgatccagtcaatgggagaactcatcacagaggtgggaagcttcgaacacctcctcagagaaactgacgcCAGGAAGAATGCCTCCAGAGGCACATACGTACCAGGGAAACATCGC encodes the following:
- the LOC133745202 gene encoding uncharacterized protein LOC133745202 — protein: MALISELLTTTIILATRPFSLLKLLCMFGVKSVFLFINLWTELVKAVVSFHVNLFWRILIWSIAIIYLPGRILTALQRERHLELHLHDMQIELQNLAWDRKELEEHLQKAIKEQKMMELILGELEEEHDKVIAKIEVLVGELQDLKTENLRLKEVQGKSYWNFKGRDETSDVHNTAIADYGIPYGIPSWKSSYDGSGIVLQDLLMRKDAWGEESKPKTELQILRNDSKYVGPVHPIMPETNTRIVDMGEVFNQRRVIAMKQSLFSAVLSLLVGVIIWQAEDPCMPLVVALFTVVGMSLKSVVEFFSTIKNRPASDAVALLSFNWFILGTLTYPTLPRVAHMVAPVASNLVDRALSWLGFSFS